In the genome of Nocardia sp. NBC_00416, one region contains:
- the dapD gene encoding 2,3,4,5-tetrahydropyridine-2,6-dicarboxylate N-succinyltransferase, producing MSTQGATAIGIANVTADGTVLDTWFPSPELGQFGETGTERLAAAPAELAELVGSDAARGVEVVAVRTTIADLSAAPVDAHDVYLRLHLLSHRLVRPHEVSLEGQFALLSNVVWTNHGPAAVEGFESTRAKLRARGPVTVYSIDKFPRMVDYVVPAGVRIGDADRVRLGAHLAAGTTVMHEGFVNFNAGTLGTSMVEGRISAGVVVGDGSDIGGGSSTMGTLSGGGTTIISIGERSLLGANAGLGIPLGDDCVLEAGLYLTAGTKVTTPDGTVVKAADLSGRNNLLFRRNSQTGTVEVVSRAGTGIELNEALHAHN from the coding sequence GTGAGCACTCAGGGAGCAACCGCCATCGGCATCGCCAACGTGACCGCGGACGGAACCGTGCTGGATACCTGGTTTCCCAGCCCCGAACTGGGGCAGTTCGGCGAAACCGGCACCGAACGCCTCGCTGCGGCGCCCGCCGAACTCGCCGAACTCGTGGGCTCGGACGCCGCCCGCGGTGTCGAGGTGGTCGCGGTGCGCACCACCATCGCCGACCTGTCCGCGGCCCCCGTGGACGCTCACGACGTCTATCTGCGGTTGCACCTGCTGTCCCACCGGCTGGTCCGCCCGCACGAGGTGAGCTTGGAAGGCCAGTTCGCCCTGCTCAGCAATGTCGTGTGGACCAACCACGGCCCGGCCGCGGTGGAGGGCTTCGAGTCCACCCGCGCCAAACTGCGCGCCCGCGGCCCCGTCACGGTGTACAGCATCGACAAATTCCCGCGCATGGTCGACTACGTGGTGCCCGCCGGCGTCCGGATCGGCGACGCCGATCGGGTGCGCCTCGGCGCGCACCTCGCCGCCGGGACCACCGTCATGCACGAGGGCTTCGTGAACTTCAACGCCGGCACCCTGGGCACCTCCATGGTCGAAGGCCGGATCTCCGCCGGCGTCGTGGTCGGCGACGGCTCCGATATCGGCGGCGGCTCCTCGACGATGGGCACCTTGTCCGGCGGCGGCACCACGATCATCTCGATCGGCGAGCGGTCCCTGTTGGGCGCGAACGCGGGCCTGGGCATCCCACTCGGCGACGACTGCGTCCTCGAGGCAGGCCTCTACCTGACCGCCGGCACGAAGGTCACCACCCCCGACGGCACCGTGGTCAAGGCGGCCGATCTGAGCGGCCGGAACAACCTGCTGTTCCGACGGAATTCGCAAACCGGAACGGTCGAGGTGGTCTCGCGCGCGGGCACCGGCATCGAACTCAACGAGGCGCTGCACGCCCACAACTGA
- the dapE gene encoding succinyl-diaminopimelate desuccinylase has translation MNLDLHADPIALTAALVDIPSVSRDEAAITTAVESALRAQTSGFEVLRRGNVVLARTNRGLPTRVVLAGHLDTVPIADNVPGRFTTEDGAEVFYGCGSVDMKSGDAVFLHLAATVAEPVHDLTLIFYDCEEISAEFNGLNAIEREVPEWLDGDLAILGEPSGGWIEAGCQGTLRVRLRTAGVRAHSARSWLGDNAIHRLAPVLTRLSEYRAREVDIDGCRYREGLSAVRAAGGVTGNVVPDAAEVEVNFRFAPDRSVDQAIEHVREVFAGLELELEVTDAASGALPGLTAPAARGLVETVRAHGSAGVRAKYGWTDVSRFAARGIPAVNFGPGDPNLAHKRDEHVPLAQITAVTEMLRGYLTGG, from the coding sequence GTGAACCTCGACCTGCACGCCGACCCCATCGCACTCACCGCCGCGCTCGTCGACATCCCGAGCGTTTCCCGGGACGAGGCCGCGATCACCACGGCAGTGGAGAGCGCGCTACGCGCCCAGACCAGCGGTTTCGAAGTATTGCGCCGCGGCAATGTGGTGCTCGCGCGCACGAACCGGGGATTGCCGACCCGGGTCGTGCTGGCCGGGCATCTCGATACCGTGCCGATCGCGGACAACGTCCCGGGCCGCTTCACCACCGAGGACGGCGCCGAGGTCTTCTACGGATGCGGATCGGTCGATATGAAGTCGGGTGACGCGGTGTTCCTGCACCTGGCCGCCACTGTCGCCGAACCGGTCCACGACCTGACCCTGATCTTCTACGACTGTGAGGAGATCTCCGCCGAATTCAACGGCCTCAACGCCATCGAACGGGAAGTCCCGGAATGGCTGGACGGGGATCTGGCGATCCTCGGCGAACCCTCCGGCGGCTGGATCGAGGCCGGCTGTCAGGGCACCCTGCGGGTCCGGTTGCGCACCGCCGGGGTGCGGGCGCACTCGGCGCGGTCCTGGCTCGGTGACAACGCGATCCACCGGCTGGCGCCGGTACTGACGCGGCTGTCGGAATATCGGGCCCGGGAGGTCGACATCGACGGCTGCCGGTATCGGGAGGGGCTCTCCGCAGTCCGCGCCGCGGGCGGAGTCACGGGCAATGTCGTCCCCGACGCGGCCGAAGTGGAGGTGAACTTCCGGTTCGCTCCGGACCGCTCCGTGGATCAGGCGATCGAGCATGTGCGTGAAGTCTTCGCGGGACTGGAACTCGAGCTGGAGGTCACCGACGCGGCGTCGGGCGCACTACCCGGACTCACCGCGCCCGCGGCTCGCGGCCTCGTCGAAACGGTGCGGGCGCACGGCTCGGCGGGTGTGCGGGCCAAATACGGCTGGACGGACGTCTCCCGGTTCGCCGCCCGGGGTATCCCGGCGGTGAACTTCGGCCCGGGCGACCCGAACCTCGCCCACAAACGCGACGAACATGTGCCGTTGGCTCAGATCACAGCCGTCACGGAGATGCTGCGGGGGTATCTCACCGGAGGGTGA
- a CDS encoding PPOX class F420-dependent oxidoreductase, with protein sequence MNTTLTQDQIDYLAGQQLGRLATVAPDGAPQNNPVGFRYNPDLGTIDIAGWNMGRSRKFRNLAGNDRVAFVVDDIASAQPWRVRCLEIRGTAEALTDTVTYIGPGESELIRIHPDRVISFGIDGVTAGTAASAAS encoded by the coding sequence ATGAACACGACGCTCACCCAGGACCAGATCGACTATCTCGCCGGACAGCAGCTCGGTCGACTGGCCACGGTCGCGCCCGACGGTGCGCCGCAGAACAATCCGGTCGGCTTCCGCTACAACCCGGATCTGGGCACCATCGATATCGCGGGCTGGAATATGGGCCGGTCCCGCAAGTTCCGGAACCTGGCCGGGAACGACCGGGTGGCGTTCGTGGTCGACGATATCGCCTCGGCCCAGCCGTGGCGGGTGCGCTGCCTGGAGATCCGCGGCACCGCGGAGGCGCTCACCGACACCGTCACCTACATCGGCCCCGGGGAGAGCGAACTCATCCGCATCCATCCCGACCGGGTGATCTCCTTCGGCATCGACGGCGTCACCGCCGGTACGGCCGCGTCGGCAGCCTCCTGA